A region from the Lolium perenne isolate Kyuss_39 chromosome 4, Kyuss_2.0, whole genome shotgun sequence genome encodes:
- the LOC127332386 gene encoding protein WEAK CHLOROPLAST MOVEMENT UNDER BLUE LIGHT 1, whose translation MEALDSMHHSNASIQQAEKPASVPPESQDQSSVIQEKLPHNLTEHQDLKNHIGHTVPASPETFSQLDQVQVSSGSSNGKIDLATSANKTEENNTSENGSSGQSTLVTTETKSNGDNIDHHKNIAAIPNEKAETESKSERPYRGLVDTAAPFESVREAVTKFGGIVDWKAYRTHTLERRRAVQLELQKVQQDIPQLKEDSENAEMARTQVVEELERTKRLIEELKHKLEKAEIELDQSKQDSELAQLRAQEIEHGIDDGASVIAQTQLAVAKERNQKAVEELKLVKEESRSTREQYTTLVRESGVAIKRADEIASAAKETEKRVEELTLELIASKEMLESAHAAHHEAEEHRLGAALAKEQDCLAWERELQQAQEELRQLNEQLLSKTSVESKLVENTRSLLSLNADMAAYMESKSSEEVGAVHENGSDEAKEISRSIQQALASARKELEDVRGNIEKTKNEANLVRVAAESLNSELDKEKASLVALQQRESMASITVSSLEAELNRTKQEIEMLYTNEAECRRKMVEIPKMLQQAAHEADDAKVAAQSAQEELRKTKEEAEQTKAAATTAEIRLRAALKEIEASKASERLALVAAQALQESEEARSVEDSPRGVTIPVSDYYALSKRVHEAEELANKRVEAALAQIELAKESESRSLERLHEVSREMGQKKDALKIASQRADSAKEGKLNAEQQLRKWRSEQAQVRKAHEAAKHAVNPLSAEHKASYQGDKEVLTESKLHMSDNSRDGFVSEKKVQKKKSFFPQMFNLWFRKAQTQT comes from the exons ATGGAAGCCCTCGATAGCATGCATCACAGCAATGCAAGCATACAGCAAGCCGAAAAGCCGGCATCAGTTCCTCCTGAGAGTCAAGACCAATCCTCGGTAATTCAAGAAAAGTTACCTCACAACTTGACAGAGCACCAGGACTTGAAGAATCATATAGGTCATACCGTACCTGCATCACCAGAAACGTTCTCCCAGTTGGATCAAGTTCAAGTATCCAGCGGTTCATCGAACGGCAAGATAGATCTTGCTACTTCAGCAAATAAGACTGAAGAAAACAATACATCTGAGAATGGTTCATCCGGTCAGAGTACTCTGGTAACAACTGAAACAAAATCTAACGGGGACAACATAGATCATCACAAGAACATTGCTGCCATCCCAAATGAGAAAGCAGAAACTGAAAGTAAGTCTGAAAGGCCATACAGAGGTCTTGTTGACACTGCTGCACCATTTGAGTCTGTTAGAGAGGCTGTCACCAAGTTCGGAGGAATTGTTGATTGGAAAGCATACAGAACTCATACGTTGGAG AGACGCAGGGCAGTGCAACTTGAACTTCAGAAAGTTCAGCAAGATATCCCACAACTCAAAGAGGATTCAGAAAATGCCGAGATGGCAAGGACACAAGTGGTTGAGGAGCTAGAGAGAACTAAAAGACTTATAGAGGAGCTGAAGCACAAGCTGGAAAAAGCAGAGATTGAACTGGACCAATCAAAGCAGGACTCTGAACTTGCACAGCTTAGGGCACAAGAAATAGAACATGGGATTGATGATGGAGCTAGTGTAATAGCCCAAACCCAGTTGGCAGTTGCGAAAGAAAGAAATCAAAAGGCCGTTGAGGAACTGAAGTTGGTGAAGGAGGAATCAAGATCAACACGTGAACAGTATACTACCTTAGTAAGAGAAAGCGGCGTTGCAATCAAACGAGCAGATGAAATTGCTTCTGCTGCGAAGGAAACTGAGAAGCGAGTCGAGGAACTCACTTTAGAACTAATCGCATCCAAAGAAATGCTCGAGTCGGCCCATGCCGCACATCATGAAGCAGAAGAACACAGACTTGGAGCAGCTTTGGCAAAAGAGCAGGATTGCCTGGCCTGGGAGAGAGAGTTACAGCAGGCACAAGAGGAACTACGGCAACTCAATGAACAACTCCTATCCAAAACTTCTGTGGAATCCAAGCTTGTTGAAAATACCCGCAGTCTACTTAGCCTCAATGCTGATATGGCCGCCTATATGGAAAGCAAATCAAGTGAAGAAGTTGGAGCAGTTCACGAGAATGGTTCTGATGAAGCTAAAGAAATCAGTAGGTCAATCCAGCAAGCTCTAGCATCAGCAAGAAAGGAGCTTGAGGATGTTAGAGGAAACATAGAGAAAACCAAAAATGAAGCCAACTTAGTACGAGTTGCTGCAGAATCACTCAATTCAGAGCTAGATAAGGAGAAAGCTTCACTTGTTGCATTGCAACAGAGGGAGAGTATGGCATCTATAACAGTTTCTTCTCTAGAAGCTGAGCTCAACAGAACAAAACAGGAGATAGAAATGCTATACACCAACGAAGCAGAATGCCGAAGAAAAATGGTAGAGATTCCAAAGATGTTGCAGCAAGCGGCCCACGAAGCAGATGATGCTAAGGTGGCAGCTCAATCAGCACAAGAAGAACTGAGAAAAACCAAGGAAGAAGCCGAGCAAACAAAGGCTGCTGCCACAACTGCAGAAATAAGGTTACGGGCAGCTTTGAAAGAAATTGAGGCGTCTAAGGCATCTGAGAGGCTAGCACTAGTGGCAGCTCAAGCATTGCAAGAGAGTGAGGAGGCAAGAAGTGTTGAAGATTCTCCTAGAGGAGTGACAATTCCAGTAAGCGACTACTATGCACTTAGCAAGAGGGTTCATGAAGCTGAAGAGCTCGCCAACAAGAGGGTGGAGGCAGCGTTGGCGCAAATAGAGTTGGCAAAAGAATCGGAATCAAGAAGCCTGGAGAGACTACATGAAGTGTCCAGGGAGATGGGCCAAAAGAAGGATGCTCTCAAAATCGCGTCACAGAGGGCTGACAGCGCAAAGGAGGGGAAACTTAATGCCGAGCAGCAGTTGAGAAAATGGAGATCTGAACAAGCACAGGTTCGGAAAGCTCATGAAGCTGCAAAACATGCAGTTAATCCTTTGAGTGCTGAACACAAGGCCTCTTACCAGGGAGATAAGGAAGTTCTTACTGAATCAAAATTGCACATGTCAGATAACAGCAGGGATGGATTTGTTTCAGAAAAGAAGGTACAGAAGAAGAAATCATTCTTCCCGCAAATGTTTAACCTTTGGTTTAGAAAGGCACAGACACAAACATAG
- the LOC127332387 gene encoding probable protein phosphatase 2C 12, translated as MFNPMELHAVADGSGVPLAVLLKRELCNQRVEKPDILSGEANKSKKGEDFTLLVPKCRRTPGEGAGDSAGDDDTISVFAIFDGHNGPAAAIYTRENLSNNVLAAIPPNLTSEEWTAALPRALVAGFVKTDKDFQTKAARSGTTVTFVIIDGWVVTVASVGDSRCILESAEGSVYSLSADHRLDANEEEVERVTASGGEVGRINIAGGAGIGPLRCWPGGLCLSRSIGDTDVGEFIVPVPHVKQVKLSNAGGRLVIASDGVWDALSFQEALNYTRGLPAEAAANRIVKEAVSSKGLKDDTTCIVVDILPPEKLSPPIKKHGKGGIIALFRRRPSDELSEEQTDNGCFEPDVVEELYEEGSAMLAQRLNMNYPAGNMFKLHDCAVCQLEMKPGEGVSVHGNMPKHSRVDPWGGPFLCSSCQAKKVAMEGKLHSTSSQSTVQLVPK; from the exons ATGTTCAACCCCATGGAGTTGCACGCCGTGGCAGATGGTTCAGGCGTGCCCCTGGCCGTGCTCCTGAAGCGAGAGCTGTGCAACCAGAGGGTGGAGAAGCCGGACATCCTCTCCGGGGaggccaacaagagcaagaaaggGGAGGACTTCACGCTCCTCGTGCCCAAGTGCCGCCGCACGCCGGGCGAGGGTGCCGGTGACAGTGCAGGCGACGACGACACCATCTCCGTGTTTGCG ATTTTCGATGGCCACAATGGACCTGCAGCTGCCATATACACGAGAGAGAATCTCTCAAACAATGTGTTAGCTGCTATTCCTCCAAATCTTACAAGTGAGGAGTGGACAGCTGCACTGCCAAGGGCACTAGTGGCAGGGTTTGTTAAGACAGATAAGGACTTCCAAACAAAAG CTGCACGATCAGGGACCACAGTGACCTTTGTTATAATAGATGGATGGGTTGTCACAGTAGCATCAGTTGGTGATTCACGCTGTATTCTAGAATCTGCTGAAGGTTCAGTATACTCTTTATCTGCTGATCACCGCTTGGATGCCAATGAGGAGGA GGTGGAGCGTGTAACTGCAAGCGGTGGTGAAGTTGGGAGAATAAATATTGCTGGAGGTGCTGGG ATCGGTCCACTCAGATGCTGGCCAGGTGGATTGTGTTTATCAAGGTCAATTGGTGATACCGATGTTGGAGAATTTATAGTTCCTGTCCCACATGTGAAGCAAGTAAAG TTGTCTAATGCCGGAGGGCGGCTTGTCATTGCTAGTGATGGTGTGTGGGATGCACTGAGCTTTCAAGAAGCTTTGAACTACACAAGGGGGCTGCCAGCTGAAGCTGCTGCAAATCGAATTGTTAAG GAAGCTGTGAGCTCAAAGGGACTAAAAGATGATACTACTTGCATAGTAGTCGACATATTACCTCCAGAAAAGCTAAGCCCACCGATAAAGAAGCATGGGAAAGGGGGCATCATAGCTTTATTCCGGCGGAGACCCTCTGATGAATTGTCTGAAGAACAGACAGACAATGGGTGTTTTGAACCCGATGTTGTGGAGGAACTCTACGAAGAGGGCTCTGCAATGCTTGCTCAGAG GTTGAATATGAATTATCCAGCTGGAAATATGTTCAAACTGCATGATTGTGCAGTCTGTCAATTGGAGATGAAGCCTGGTGAGGGTGTCTCTGTTCATGGCAACATGCCGAAGCATTCACGGGTTGACCCCTGGGGCGGTCCTTTTCTCTGTTCATCCTGCCAAGCGAAAAAGGTGGcaatggaagggaagctgcattcGACAA GTTCCCAATCTACAGTCCAACTTGTGCCCAAGTAG